In Oryzias latipes chromosome 15, ASM223467v1, the following proteins share a genomic window:
- the rps24 gene encoding 40S ribosomal protein S24 isoform X3, translating to MNDTVTIRTRKFMTNRLLQRKQMVVDVLHPGKATVPKTEIREKLAKMYKTTPDVVFVFGFRTQFGGGKTTGFAMVYDSLDYAKKNEPKHRLARHGLYEKKKTSRKQRKERKNRMKKVRGIKKASVGAAGKK from the exons ATG AATGACACAGTAACAATTAGGACCCGCAAGTTCATGACGAACCGGCTCCTCCAGAGGAAGCAAATG GTTGTCGATGTTCTCCATCCTGGCAAGGCAACGGTCCCCAAAACTGAAATCAGGGAGAAACTTGCCAAAATGTACAAAACCACCCCTGACGTTGTGTTCGTCTTTGGCTTCAGGACTCAGTTCGGTGGTGGCAAGACAACAGGTTTTGCCATGGTTTATGATTCCTTAGATTATGCTAAGAAGAATGAGCCAAAGCACAGACTTGCAAGG CATGGACTTTATGAGAAAAAGAAGACCTCAAGGAAACAGCGCAAAGAACGCAAGAACAGAATGAAGAAAGTGCGAGGCATCAAGAAGGCCAGTGTTGGCGCTGCTGGCAAAAAG TGA
- the rps24 gene encoding 40S ribosomal protein S24 isoform X2 has translation MNDTVTIRTRKFMTNRLLQRKQMVVDVLHPGKATVPKTEIREKLAKMYKTTPDVVFVFGFRTQFGGGKTTGFAMVYDSLDYAKKNEPKHRLARHGLYEKKKTSRKQRKERKNRMKKVRGIKKASVGAAGKKK, from the exons ATG AATGACACAGTAACAATTAGGACCCGCAAGTTCATGACGAACCGGCTCCTCCAGAGGAAGCAAATG GTTGTCGATGTTCTCCATCCTGGCAAGGCAACGGTCCCCAAAACTGAAATCAGGGAGAAACTTGCCAAAATGTACAAAACCACCCCTGACGTTGTGTTCGTCTTTGGCTTCAGGACTCAGTTCGGTGGTGGCAAGACAACAGGTTTTGCCATGGTTTATGATTCCTTAGATTATGCTAAGAAGAATGAGCCAAAGCACAGACTTGCAAGG CATGGACTTTATGAGAAAAAGAAGACCTCAAGGAAACAGCGCAAAGAACGCAAGAACAGAATGAAGAAAGTGCGAGGCATCAAGAAGGCCAGTGTTGGCGCTGCTGGCAAAAAG AAATGA
- the rps24 gene encoding 40S ribosomal protein S24 (The RefSeq protein has 4 substitutions compared to this genomic sequence) has product MNDTVTIRTRKFMTNRLLQRKQMVVDVLHPGKATVPKTEIREKLAKMYKTTPDVVFVFGFRTQFGGGKTTGFAMVYDSLDYAKKNEPKHRLATHGLYEKKKTSRKQRTERQNRMKKVRSIKKASVGAAGKKN; this is encoded by the exons ATG AATGACACAGTAACAATTAGGACCCGCAAGTTCATGACGAACCGGCTCCTCCAGAGGAAGCAAATG GTTGTCGATGTTCTCCATCCTGGCAAGGCAACGGTCCCCAAAACTGAAATCAGGGAGAAACTTGCCAAAATGTACAAAACCACCCCTGACGTTGTGTTCGTCTTTGGCTTCAGGACTCAGTTCGGTGGTGGCAAGACAACAGGTTTTGCCATGGTTTATGATTCCTTAGATTATGCTAAGAAGAATGAGCCAAAGCACAGACTTGCAAGG CATGGACTTTATGAGAAAAAGAAGACCTCAAGGAAACAGCGCAAAGAACGCAAGAACAGAATGAAGAAAGTGCGAGGCATCAAGAAGGCCAGTGTTGGCGCTGCTGGCAAAAAG AAT TGA
- the LOC101155138 gene encoding GTP-binding protein SAR1b, whose product MSFLWDWIYRGFSSVLHLLGLYKKSGKLVFLGLDNAGKTTLLQMLRDDRLGQHNPTLYPTSEELTIAGMTFTTFDLGGHTQARRIWKNYFPAINGIVYLVDCADHERLGEAKTELDALLTDETIANIPVLILGNKIDRPEAISEDGLRGLFGLHGHTTGKGNVSLKELNLRPLEVFMCSVLKRQGYGDGFRWLSQYID is encoded by the exons ATGTCTTTTTTATGGGATTGGATTTACAGAGGCTTCAGCAGTGTCCTGCATCTATTAG GTCTCTACAAGAAGAGCGGAAAGCTTGTTTTTCTGGGACTAGACAATGCGGGAAAAACCACCCTGCTGCAGATGCTCAGAGATGACAGACTTGGGCAGCACAATCCAACATTATACCCAA CATCCGAGGAGCTGACCATAGCTGGAATGACCTTCACCACGTTTGACCTCGGAGGTCATACACAAG CCCGGAGGATCTGGAAGAATTATTTTCCTGCCATAAATGGAATAGTCTATTTGGTGGATTGTGCTGATCATGAGCGACTAGGGGAGGCTAAAACTGAGCTTGAT gCTTTGCTAACAGATGAAACCATTGCAAACATCCCAGTTCTCATATTGGGTAATAAGATAGACCGACCAGAAGCCATCAGTGAGGACGGCCTCAGAGGACTATTTGGCCTTCATGGACACACAACCGGAAAG GGCAATGTGTCACTGAAGGAGCTGAATCTGAGGCCGTTGGAAGTTTTCATGTGCAGTGTGCTGAAAAGACAGGGATATGGAGATGGCTTTCGTTGGCTCTCGCAGTATATTGACTGA
- the rps24 gene encoding 40S ribosomal protein S24 isoform X1, translated as MNDTVTIRTRKFMTNRLLQRKQMVVDVLHPGKATVPKTEIREKLAKMYKTTPDVVFVFGFRTQFGGGKTTGFAMVYDSLDYAKKNEPKHRLARHGLYEKKKTSRKQRKERKNRMKKVRGIKKASVGAAGKKKK; from the exons ATG AATGACACAGTAACAATTAGGACCCGCAAGTTCATGACGAACCGGCTCCTCCAGAGGAAGCAAATG GTTGTCGATGTTCTCCATCCTGGCAAGGCAACGGTCCCCAAAACTGAAATCAGGGAGAAACTTGCCAAAATGTACAAAACCACCCCTGACGTTGTGTTCGTCTTTGGCTTCAGGACTCAGTTCGGTGGTGGCAAGACAACAGGTTTTGCCATGGTTTATGATTCCTTAGATTATGCTAAGAAGAATGAGCCAAAGCACAGACTTGCAAGG CATGGACTTTATGAGAAAAAGAAGACCTCAAGGAAACAGCGCAAAGAACGCAAGAACAGAATGAAGAAAGTGCGAGGCATCAAGAAGGCCAGTGTTGGCGCTGCTGGCAAAAAG AAG AAATGA
- the LOC101154892 gene encoding inorganic pyrophosphatase, whose product MSFTVEERGNPNTLGYRLFFKNAEGKYISPFHDIPMYADESRSIFNMVVEVPRWTNAKMEIATKDILNPIKQDVKKGKLRYVANVFPHKGYIWNYGAIPQTWEDPAHKDGDTGCCGDNDPVDVCEIGSKVYSRGEVIKVKVLGVLAMIDEGETDWKVIAINVEDPEANDLNNISDVQRLKPGYLEATVDWFRRYKVPDGKPENQFAFNGEFKDKDFAIEVIKNTHNFWKSLISQQANAGELSCKNTCVSACDSPYCCSADEAKTAVGETCPCGKEEPIPSSVDKWYYYERK is encoded by the exons ATGAGCTTTACGGTCGAAGAGAGGGGAAACCCGAACACTCTGGGCTACCGCCTGTTCTTTA AGAATGCAGAGGGAAAATACATCTCACCGTTCCATGACATCCCCATGTATGCCGATGAGAGTCGG agcATCTTTAACATGGTGGTCGAAGTACCAAGATGGACAAACGCAAAGATGGAG ATTGCTACAAAAGACATCCTAAATCCAATAAAGCAAGATGTGAAGAAGGGCAAGTTGCGTTATGTTGCCAATGTTTTCCCACATAAAGGCTACATATGGAACTATGGAGCCATTCCCCAG ACATGGGAAGATCCAGCTCATAAAGATGGAGACACCGGCTGTTGTGGCGACAATGATCCTGTTGATGTTTGTGAAATCGGCAGTAAG GTGTACTCACGCGGGGAGGTCATCAAAGTAAAGGTACTTGGGGTTCTGGCCATGATTGATGAGGGGGAGACTGACTGGAAGGTGATTGCAATCAATGTAGAGGACCCTGAAGCAAATGACCTGAACA ACATCAGTGATGTTCAGCGCCTGAAACCTGGTTATCTGGAAGCCACGGTGGACTGGTTCAGGAGGTACAAAGTGCCTGATGGGAAACCAGAGAATCAGTTTGCCTTCAACGGGGAATTCAAAGATAAG GACTTTGCCATTGAAGTAATCAAGAACACACACAACTTCTGGAAATCTCTTATTTCTCAACAGGCAAATGCTGGTGAACTCAGCTG CAAAAACACGTGCGTGTCGGCTTGTGACAGCCCTTACTGCTGCTCGGCAGATGAGGCCAAGACTGCTGTTGGAGAG ACATGTCCCTGTGGAAAAGAAGAGCCTATTCCTTCATCGG TGGATAAATGGTACTACTACGAGAGGAAGTGA
- the eif4ebp2 gene encoding eukaryotic translation initiation factor 4E-binding protein 2 gives MSTSRQHSESRAIPTRTVLINDTTQLPHDYCTTPGGTLFSTTPGGTRIIYDRKFLLDRRNSPIAQTPPAHLPVIPGVTSQNILRENQKNEANNHINNHGGKPAAGDDSQFEMDI, from the exons ATGTCTACTAGTCGTCAGCATAGCGAGAGCAGGGCCATCCCGACCAGGACGGTGTTGATCAACGACACAACGCAGCTACCTCATGACTACTGTACCACCCCCGGAGGCACTTTATTTTCTACCACTCCTGGAG GAACTCGTATCATCTATGACCGGAAGTTTCTCCTGGACAGGCGCAACTCTCCCATCGCCCAGACTCCTCCAGCACATCTGCCTGTCATTCCTGGAGTTACCAGCCAAAACATCCTGCGTGAGAACCAGAAAAATGAGGCCAACAACCACATCAACAATCATGGTGGAAAGCCTGCAGCAG gtgatgACTCTCAGTTTGAAATGGACATCTAA